A single region of the Populus nigra chromosome 2, ddPopNigr1.1, whole genome shotgun sequence genome encodes:
- the LOC133682944 gene encoding replication factor C subunit 3-like: MPPSPAIPQSTSDPYLSCTSLPSKAAPRLPPSNQSAYFNHSSKSSYWQAWSNIGKLGTFILPGRKSTDWSSRHSNLTEESLEAHNRRQEAINILHDKNAKCSPYYKGLVDYSLIISRERHHLPIPPTSPCRESHATAVTSSSLSTFIFKMQEWSSCFSISSKSNNVKGKENNAPAAVIATSTDKIKPMKPRPAAPSHSASSFSSQPSGRTTLEKVTLDVNALRVVTEEKPLRERVSESKPPAAAPSLTNDDHRDILDCPSTHDVMNIDRKFTLANKYQPKALKDFICNRDQAIRMQGVMRDFDCNHFIFEGPAGVGKRTMIRAMLQEAFGQERVQAREECKSFNLKGEQIGSIQVRVKVSSQHVEVNLSDLKGYEKQVIVELIKETHNNHNKRIISNNPMNPKSRLDDCRAIILYEADMLSTDALLYIKWVLERYKGFSKFFFCCNDVSRLQPVRSLCTVVQLLPPSKREVVQVLEFIAEQEGIELPYPLAEKIADKSKNNLRQAIRSFEASWHGSYPFTEDQEILTGWEDDIANIAKDMVEEQSPKQLYIIRGKLQNLIEHDVSPDFVFESLLGELKKHLDEPFQLQLDGLHKDYNRNDGNMLEISEHELIFLRSRHEEAEFIAKFMSFYKISVTNNKSIQHDDDHEGPSLISLSHTHSEI, from the exons ATGCCGCCGAGTCCAGCAATCCCTCAGTCCACTTCCGATCCCTACCTGTCATGTACATCATTACCATCCAAAGCCGCCCCCCGTCTACCTCCGTCCAACCAATCTGCGTACTTTAATCACTCCTCCAAGTCGTCCTACTGGCAAGCTTGGAGTAACATCGGCAAACTAGGCACCTTCATCCTCCCAGGAAGGAAGAGCACAGATTGGTCATCCAGGCATTCCAACTTAACCGAGGAGAGTCTCGAGGCACATAATAGAAGACAAGAAGCCATTAACATCCTCCATGACAAGAACGCAAAATGCAGTCCCTATTACAAGGGCCTCGTCGATTATTCCCTCATCATCAGCCGCGAGAGACATCATTTGCCAATACCCCCAACCAGTCCCTGCCGTGAAAGCCATGCCACAGCCGTCACTTCCTCTTCTCTTTCAACTTTCATCTTTAAGATGCAAGAGTGGAGTTCTTGCTTTTCGATTTCCTCTAAATCTAACAACGTCAAGGGCAAGGAGAACAATGCCCCGGCTGCAGTAATTGCTACCAGCACTGACAAAATTAAACCTATGAAGCCAAGACCTGCAGCTCCCAGTCATTCTGCCTCCTCCTTCTCTTCTCAACCATCAGGCAGGACGACCTTAGAGAAGGTGACGCTTGACGTTAATGCCTTACGAGTTGTTACTGAAGAGAAGCCATTGAGGGAGAGAGTATCAGAATCAAAACCACCTGCTGCAGCACCATCTCTAACAAATGATGATCATCGTGACATACTGGACTGTCCAAGTACTCATGACGTGATGAATATTGACAGGAAGTTTACGTTGGCAAACAAGTACCAGCCCAAAGCCTTGAAAGATTTCATCTGCAATCGAGATCAAGCCATTAGGATGCAGGGTGTA ATGAGGGACTTTGATTGCAACCATTTCATATTTGAAGGACCTGCAGGCGTTGGAAAGAGAACCATGATAAGGGCCATGCTTCAGGAAGCCTTTGGACAGGAGAGAgtgcag GCGAGGGAAGAATGCAAGTCATTCAACTTGAAG GGGGAACAAATTGGAAGTATACAGGTAAGAGTGAAGGTATCCTCCCAACACGTAGAAGTCAATCTCTCTGATCTCAAAGGCTATGAAAAGCAAGTCATTGTTGAGCTCATCAAGGAAACacataataatcataataagaGGATTATTTCCAACAACCCTATGAATCCCAAGTCAAGACTTGATGACTGCCGAg CAATTATTTTGTACGAGGCAGACATGCTATCTACAGATGCCCTCCTCTATATTAAGTGGGTGCTGGAGAGGTATAAAGGATTCAGTAAATTTTTCTTCTGCTGCAACGATGTCTCTAGGCTTCAACCAGTTAGATCACTTTGCACTGTTGTCCAGCTTTTGCCACCTTCAAAAAGAGAG GTTGTTCAAGTTTTGGAATTCATAGCTGAACAAGAAGGCATAGAATTGCCATATCCATTGGCTGAAAAGATTGCTGACAAATCTAAGAACAACCTTCGTCAAGCCATCCGATCATTTGAAGCCTCCTGGCACGGAAG TTATCCCTTCACGGAAGATCAAGAAATCCTGACTGGATGGGAAGATGATATTGCAAATATCGCCAAGGATATGGTTGAAGAGCAAAGCCCAAAACA GTTGTATATCATCCGTGGGAAGCTTCAAAATCTGATAGAGCATGATGTATCTCCTGATTTCGTTTTCGAG TCCCTTCTTGGAGAACTGAAGAAGCATTTGGATGAGCCATTTCAGCTCCAACTCGACGGTCTACATAAGGACTACAAT AGAAATGATGGAAACATGTTAGAGATCAGTGAGCACGAACTGATATTTCTGCGCAGTCGACATGAGGAGGCTG aGTTCATAGCAAAATTTATGAGCTTCTACAAGATATCAGTCACCAATAACAAAAGCATTCAGCATGATGATGACCATGAAGGACCTTcattaatctctctctctcacacacacagtGAGATATGA
- the LOC133681571 gene encoding heavy metal-associated isoprenylated plant protein 4: MAEAAKVAEKDVITAVYKVNLHCQQCARDIKKPLLSTQGVHSVEADAEKSEIKVKGVIDVIKIHKLLEKLSKKKVELVSPLVKVTESVTEKKEVKVETKPAPKLSTHSIKVHLHCDKCEKDLRDKLLKHRSIYSVKTDMKAQTITVDGTMEGDKLVAYMRKKVHKNAEIILPKSEKMEEKKEKPKVEAKPKEEKAEMVEFKAEKKEEKAEMVEFKAEKTVEVKTAERVAPYVVNYVYAPQFFSGENPHDYVYAPQLFSDENPHACFIM; the protein is encoded by the exons ATGGCCGAAGCTGCCAAAGTAGCTGAGAAAGATGTGATCACCGCTGTCTACAAAGTTAACCTGCACTGCCAGCAATGTGCACGGGATATCAAGAAGCCTCTTCTGTCCACCCAAG GGGTTCACAGCGTGGAGGCTGATGCTGAGAAGTCCGAAATCAAGGTTAAAGGGGTGATTGACgtgataaaaatacacaaacTACTAGAGAAATTGAGCAAGAAAAAGGTTGAGCTGGTTTCACCATTGGTTAAGGTCACAGAATCTGTAACGGAGAAGAAGGAAGTAAAGGTTGAAACCAAACCAGCT CCAAAATTAAGCACCCATTCCATAAAGGTTCACTTGCACTGTGATAAATGTGAGAAAGATCTGCGCGATAAGTTACTGAAGCACAGAA gTATTTACAGTGTGAAGACGGACATGAAAGCACAAACTATAACAGTTGACGGAACAATGGAGGGTGATAAACTAGTAGCTTACATGCGAAAGAAGGTGCACAAAAATGCAGAGATTATACTCCCAAAATCTGAGAAAAtggaggaaaagaaagaaaagccaaAAGTCGAGGCTAAACCCAAAGAAGAAAAGGCTGAAATGGTGGAATTCAAGgcagagaagaaagaagaaaaggctgAAATGGTGGAATTCAAGGCAGAGAAGACAGTGGAGGTAAAGACTGCAGAGAGAGTTGCGCCTTATGTTGTTAACTATGTCTATGCTCCTCAGTTTTTTAGTGGTGAAAATCCACATGACTATGTCTATGCTCCTCAGTTATTTAGTGATGAAAATCCACATGCTTGTTTTATAATGTAG
- the LOC133682351 gene encoding protein transport protein SEC23 C, producing the protein MGEFVELEAQDGVRMPWNVLPGTKQESSNCVVPVSAIYTPIKPFPNMPVLPYSPLRCRACRSILNPFCTVDFSAKIWICPFCFQRNQFPPHYASISDDNLPAELFSQYTTIEFEDPQTISSSAPSPMIFMFVVDTCMIEEEMAFLKSALSQAIELLHENSLVGLITFGTLVHVHELGFGEITKTYVFKGSKDVSKEQLLEQMGFFLKKPKPPTGVIAGAKDGLSADSISRFLLPASQCEFTLNSVLEELQKDPWPVPPDQRASRCTSTALSVAACLLGACVPGSGARILAFIGGPSTEGLGAIVSKNLSEPIRSHKDLDKDSAPYYHKAVKFYEGLAKQLVHQGHVLDLFACALDQVGVAELKVAIEKTGGLVVLAESFGHSVFKDSLRRIFQSGDHDLGLSSNGIFEVNCSKDIKVQGIIGPCASLEKKGPLCSDTVVGQGNTSAWKMCGLDKATTLCLIFEIAKKDSPDATAQQPSSYQFYFQFLTYYQHGSGQMRLRVTTLSRRWVAGPGSAQDLIAGFDQEAAAVAMARLVSFKMENEAEFDPIRWLDKALIHICARFGDYQKDSPSSFSLSSRLSIFPQFMFHLRRSQFVQVFNNSPDETAYFRVILNRENVANSAVMIQPSLISYSFHSGPEPALLDVAAIAADRILLLDSYFTVVIFHGATIAQWRKAGYHNQPEHQAFAQLLQAPHDDADEIIKERFPVPRLVICDQHGSQARFLLAKLNPSATYNSDTLLPGGDVLFTDDVSFEVFLDHLQRLAVQ; encoded by the exons ATGGGGGAATTCGTCGAGCTTGAAGCTCAGGACGGCGTGAGAATGCCGTGGAACGTACTGCCGGGCACCAAGCAAGAATCGAGCAACTGTGTGGTCCCTGTCTCCGCCATTTACACTCCGATCAAGCCCTTCCCTAACATGCCCGTTCTCCCCTACTCTCCCCTACGCTGCCGCGCCTGCCGCTCCATCCTCAATCCATTCTGCACCGTTGATTTCTCTGCCAAGATCTGGATCTGCCCCTTCTGTTTTCAACGTAACCAGTTCCCTCCTCACTATGCCTCCATCTCCGACGATAACCTCCCCGCCGAGCTCTTCTCTCAGTACACTACTATCGAGTTCGAGGACCCTCAGACGATCTCTTCCTCCGCTCCGTCACCGATGATATTCATGTTCGTGGTGGACACGTGTATGATCGAGGAGGAGATGGCTTTCCTCAAGTCGGCCCTGTCTCAGGCCATCGAACTCCTCCATGAGAACTCCCTGGTGGGTCTGATCACATTTGGTACTCTGGTCCACGTTCACGAGCTTGGCTTTGGTGAAATCACCAAGACCTACGTTTTTAAGGGCTCCAAGGATGTCTCCAAGGAGCAGCTTCTCGAGCAGATGGGATTCTTTCTTAAGAAACCCAAGCCCCCTACTGGTGTCATTGCCGGCGCTAAGGATGGTCTCTCTGCCGATAGCATTTCCCGCTTCCTCTTGCCTGCCTCCCAATGCGAATTTACGCTCAATTCC gtGCTGGAGGAACTGCAGAAAGATCCTTGGCCTGTTCCTCCCGATCAGCGGGCTAGCAGGTGCACCAGCACTGCACTCAGTGTTGCTGCTTGTTTGTTAGGAGCTTGTGTTCCTGGTTCCGGTGCTAGAATCTTGGCTTTCATTGGTGGTCCATCTACTGAAGGACTTGGTGCT ATTGTGTCAAAGAATCTCTCTGAACCAATTCGTTCTCACAAGGACCTCGATAAGGACTCTGCTCCTTATTATCATAAAGCTGTCAAGTTCTATGAGGGACTTGCTAAGCAGCTTGTACATCAAGGCCATGTGCTCGATCTTTTTGCTTGTGCACTTGACCAG GTGGGAGTTGCTGAGCTTAAAGTTGCCATTGAAAAAACTGGTGGGCTTGTTGTGCTTGCAGAAAGCTTTGGCCATTCAGTCTTTAAGGATTCTCTCAGACGTATTTTCCAGTCGGGTGACCATGATCTTGGACTATCATCAAA TGGTATATTTGAGGTAAACTGCTCAAAGGATATCAAAGTTCAAGGCATTATTGGTCCTTGTGCATCACTTGAAAAG AAAGGTCCTTTGTGCTCAGACACAGTTGTAGGCCAGGGAAATACAAGTGCATGGAAGATGTGTGGCCTGGACAAAGCTACAACTTTATGTCTAATATTTGAAATTGCAAAGAAGGACAGCCCAGATGCTACTGCTCAACAACCCTCAAGCTATCAATTCTACTTCCAATTTTTGACTTA CTATCAGCATGGTAGTGGTCAAATGAGACTTCGTGTAACAACCCTCTCAAGAAGATGGGTTGCTGGACCTGGAAGTGCTCAG GATTTGATTGCTGGATTTGACCAAGAAGCAGCTGCTGTAGCTATGGCACGCCTAGTGTCTTTCAAAATGGAAAATGAG GCTGAGTTTGATCCCATAAGATGGCTAGACAAAGCTTTGATACATATATGTGCTCGATTTGGAGACTATCAGAAGGATAGTCCATCTTCTTTCAGCCTATCTTCTCGGCTTTCAATATTTCCTCAATTTATGTTTCATCTACGACGTTCTCAGTTTGTCCAG GTCTTCAACAACAGCCCAGACGAGACAGCATACTTCAGAGTGATATTGAATCGTGAAAATGTTGCCAATTCAGCTGTGATGATACAGCCTTCATTGATATCTTATTCGTTTCATTCAGGACCAGAACCAGCACTTCTTGACGTGGCTGCCATTGCAGCTGATAGAATTCTGCTTCTGGACTCTTATTTCACTGTTGTCATTTTTCATGGGGCAACTATTGCTCAATGGCGGAAAGCTGGGTATCATAATCAACCTGAACATCAG GCATTTGCCCAGCTGCTGCAAGCTCCTCATGATGATGCAGATGAAATAATCAAGGAAAGGTTTCCAGTTCCTCGCTTAGTCATTTGTGATCAGCATGGTTCACAG GCCCGTTTTCTTCTGGCAAAATTGAACCCTTCTGCTACATACAACTCTGATACTCTTCTTCCCGGCGGAGATGTCTTGTTTACAGATGATGTGAGCTTTGAAGTTTTCTTGGATCATCTTCAAAGACTAGCAGTTCAGTGA